From Oscillospiraceae bacterium CM, a single genomic window includes:
- a CDS encoding dipicolinate synthase subunit B, with protein MNSKTVGFAFCGSYCTFEKAIGALEKIRDIYGNVKPVMSESACRTDTRFGTAQSFIDRIETICGEKIIGTIKEAEPLGPKTPLDILVIAPCTGNTLAKLASGITDTSVTMAAKAHLRNGRPLLIALSTNDGLSGNAANIGALLSRKNVFFVPFYQDDPVHKNFSVTADFELLPEAVDAALNGIQLQPVLRGTPV; from the coding sequence CCTTTGAAAAAGCCATCGGCGCGTTGGAAAAAATCCGGGACATATATGGAAACGTTAAACCGGTCATGTCGGAAAGCGCCTGCCGGACGGACACGCGGTTTGGAACGGCGCAGAGCTTTATCGATCGAATCGAGACAATTTGCGGTGAAAAAATCATTGGCACCATCAAAGAAGCCGAGCCGCTGGGGCCAAAAACGCCGCTTGATATACTGGTGATTGCCCCCTGCACGGGTAACACGCTGGCAAAACTGGCATCCGGCATCACGGATACAAGCGTCACGATGGCGGCCAAGGCGCATTTGCGCAATGGGCGGCCTTTGTTAATCGCCTTGTCGACAAATGACGGACTCTCCGGCAACGCTGCAAACATTGGGGCGCTGCTCAGCAGGAAAAACGTTTTCTTTGTGCCGTTTTATCAGGACGACCCCGTTCATAAGAATTTTTCCGTCACCGCTGATTTTGAGCTTTTGCCCGAAGCCGTTGACGCGGCGCTCAATGGCATTCAGTTGCAGCCGGTTCTCCGGGGAACACCGGTATAA
- the metA gene encoding homoserine O-succinyltransferase: MPIKIPDQLPAKDILENENIFVMTDYRALHQDIRPLKLLILNLMPTKIVTETQLLRKLSKTPLQIEVEFLQTISHEAKNVDADHLTSFYTTFDAIKARHFDGMIITGAPVENLEFEDVDYWPELCDIMAWSSHNVHSTFHICWGAQAGLFYHYGIDKVPLPKKLSGIYRHTVLKPQSPFFRGFDDAFNMPHSRYTGVLEQDILNVPSLELLSVSDEAGVFAVKSEDNRRFFITGHPEYDAETLALEYLRDVSRGLDIDIPKNYFPNDDPSKAPLVTWRAHAQLMYSNWLDYYVYQTTPYDIDDIGNE; the protein is encoded by the coding sequence ATGCCGATTAAAATTCCGGATCAGCTTCCGGCAAAAGATATTTTGGAGAACGAGAACATCTTCGTGATGACAGACTACCGCGCCCTTCATCAGGACATCCGACCTTTAAAGCTTCTCATCCTTAACCTGATGCCGACGAAAATCGTGACAGAGACACAGCTGCTTCGTAAACTGTCAAAAACACCGCTTCAGATTGAGGTCGAGTTTCTGCAGACGATCAGCCACGAGGCCAAGAATGTTGACGCGGATCATTTGACGTCTTTTTATACGACGTTTGACGCCATTAAGGCCCGCCATTTTGACGGCATGATCATTACGGGCGCCCCTGTCGAGAATCTTGAGTTTGAAGATGTCGACTACTGGCCGGAGCTTTGCGACATTATGGCGTGGTCGTCGCACAATGTCCATTCCACGTTCCATATCTGCTGGGGCGCACAGGCTGGTCTTTTCTATCACTATGGTATTGACAAGGTGCCGCTGCCGAAAAAGCTCTCCGGCATCTATCGTCACACAGTCCTCAAGCCTCAGTCGCCATTCTTCAGAGGATTTGATGATGCCTTTAACATGCCGCACTCACGCTACACCGGCGTTTTAGAGCAGGATATCCTCAATGTCCCGTCACTTGAGCTGCTCTCCGTCTCAGACGAGGCCGGGGTTTTCGCCGTCAAATCCGAGGATAACCGCCGGTTTTTCATCACCGGCCACCCGGAATACGACGCGGAGACCTTGGCGCTTGAATACCTGCGCGATGTCAGCAGGGGTCTTGACATTGATATTCCGAAAAACTACTTCCCGAACGACGACCCTTCGAAGGCCCCTCTTGTCACATGGCGTGCCCACGCCCAGCTGATGTATTCAAATTGGCTCGATTACTACGTCTACCAGACAACACCGTACGACATCGATGATATCGGCAACGAATAA